In Musa acuminata AAA Group cultivar baxijiao chromosome BXJ2-8, Cavendish_Baxijiao_AAA, whole genome shotgun sequence, one genomic interval encodes:
- the LOC135619422 gene encoding oil body-associated protein 1A-like, giving the protein MASTHVDVPGKPTETGTALLETAAAAIQGFDPINKIHQHLCAFHFYGDDMTRQVEAHHFCSHQNEEMRQCLIYDGEGPRAKLIGVEYIVSEKLFLALPDDEKPLWHSHEYEVKSGMLFMPQVPGAVQRPDMEQVCKTYGKTYHFWQVDRGDEFPLGLPQLMMAFTRDGQLRQELAKDIERRYEISFEEEREKRRYMAGPDHGIHPLANGPGKGRRLELREVDVPPVGSVPRAFI; this is encoded by the exons ATGGCGTCCACCCATGTCGACGTTCCCGGTAAGCCCACCGAGACTGGCACCGCCCTCCTGGAGACGGCCGCCGCTGCCATCCAAGGCTTCGATCCCATCAACAAGATCCACCAACACCTCTGCGC TTTCCACTTCTACGGGGACGACATGACGCGGCAGGTGGAAGCACACCACTTCTGCTCGCACCAGAACGAGGAGATGCGGCAGTGCCTGATCTACGACGGCGAGGGGCCGCGTGCGAAGTTGATCGGCGTGGAGTACATTGTGTCGGAGAAGCTGTTCCTGGCGCTGCCCGACGACGAGAAGCCGCTGTGGCACTCCCACGAGTACGAGGTGAAGAGCGGGATGCTGTTCATGCCGCAGGTGCCCGGCGCCGTCCAGCGACCGGACATGGAGCAGGTCTGCAAGACATACGGCAAGACTTACCATTTCTGGCAGGTGGACCGCGGCGATGAGTTCCCGCTCGGCCTTCCCCAGCTCATGATGGCGTTCACCCGAGACGGGCAGCTGCGACAGGAATTAGCCAAAG ATATCGAACGCCGGTACGAGATCTcttttgaggaggagagggagaagaggaggtaCATGGCAGGTCCAGATCATGGAATTCACCCACTGGCTAATGGACCAGGGAAAGGGCGGAGATTGGAGCTGAGAGAGGTCGATGTTCCTCCGGTTGGTTCTGTGCCAAGAGCCTTCATTTGA